CTGTGCGAGGCCGGCGGCGAGCGCGACCAGCGTCTTGCCGGTGCCGGCCTGACCCAGCAGCGTGACGAAGTCGATCTCCGGATTCATCAACAGGTTCAGCGCGAAGTTCTGCTCGCGGTTGCGCGCCGTGATGCCCCACACGTTGTTCTTGTGGTGGCCGTAGTCGCGCAAGGTTTGCAGCAGCGCCGTCTTGCCGTTCAGCTCGCGCACCAGCGCGTGAAACGCCGGCTCGCCGTTTTGCGGCTCGAGATAGACGAACTCGTTGACCAGCATCGAGGCGCACAGCGGACCTGTGACACGGTAGTACGTCGTACCGGTCTTGGTGTCCTGCCAGCTCTCCATGCCCTTTGCGTGCTTGGTCCAGAAATCCTGCGGCAGCGCGCGGATGCCGGAATACAGCAGATCGCTGTCTTCGAGCACCTGGTCGTTGAAGTAGTCTTCAGCGGGCAGGCTGAGCGCATGCGCCTTGATGCGCATGTTGATGTCTTTCGACACCAGCACGACCTGGCGATCCATCCGGTCGCGCTGCAACGCGCGCACCACGCCGAGGATCTGGTTATCGGCCTTGCCTTCCGGCAGGCCTTCCACCGGCTCGATGGCGTTGAGCGTGGTCTGGAAGTACAGACGCCCGGAAGCCTCGCGGCTGCCCAGACGGGCCAGCGAAATGCCGTCGGATATGTTGCCGGCGTTCGCCACCAGCGCGTCGAGCGTGCGGCTCACCTGGCGAGCGTTGCGCGCGACTTCCGACATGCCTTTCTTGTGGTTGTCGAGTTCCTCCAACGTCATCATCGGCAGATAGACGTCGTGTTCCTCGAAACGGAACAGGCAGCTCGGGTCGTGCATCAGCACGTTCGTGTCGAGCACGAAGAGCTTCTGGATTTCAACCGGCTCGGTGCCCGCGCCGCGTTTCTTGGTGGTGCCACGCGTGCTCGGCGCGGCAGCCGTGGGCGTGCTTGCTTCAGCCTGCTTCGCGCTCGGCGCGCGGGCGACGACAGGCTGCGCAGCCGGCTCGGCTTGCGGACGGCTAGCGGGAACCGGTTGCAGCAGTGCGGCGGTCTGCTTCGTTTTGCGACCACGCGCCGGAGCAGCTTGTTCAGCGGATGCGGACGCAACTGCGGCAGCCGACGATGCCGGCACAGGCCGCAAGGTGGTCGCGGCATTGGCGGCGTGCGCCATCGGCGTGGCGACGTTCGCGCGGCCGTAATCGGCCGACTCTGCGGATTCCCCTTCGACAGCCTGCTTCTTCGCGGCGGAGCGCGCCGGGCTGGCGGCTTTGGCCTTGTATTCGTCAGGCGGCAGGAGATTGCCGAGCTTGCTGGGGGGGGTAGGCAAAGGCATGGTTTCCCTCGAATTAATCGGGTCACATATCGTGCGCCGCCTGTCGCATTCTGCCGGTGCCAGTGAGTGCGCACGCAGATTGCGCCCGGAGGCGCGCATTCGGTCTAGAGATGCCGGTTCGCCTGGTCTTCGATCGGCTCCTTAACGGATGCGCGTGGCCGAGTGAACGAACGGCTGCGCGCAATTAAAAAAGCCGCCGCCCCGGCGTACGGGGCAAGCGGCTCGCCTACAGTGCTCGCGTTGCACCTCGCGACTCCGACGGAACCCAGGAAACGGGAAGCGGCCGTCAAGTCTGGCGCAGCGGCAAAAATTTGGGGTGTACAGGCACTCATTGCAACCCAATATAACGCGCCTCAAAGCGCTTGTACAGCCTCCAGAATATCGTCGACGTGGCCCGGCACTTTCACGCCGCGCCACTCCTGGCGGAGCACGCCTTCAGCGTCGATGAGGAACGTGGAGCGTTCAATCCCCCGTACTTCTTTGCCATACATTTTCTTCATTTTGATGACGTTGAAGAGCGCGCACAGCGTTTCCTCGGGATCCGAGATCAACGGGAAGGGCAATTCGAGCTTTGCCTTGAAGTTGTCATGCGAGCGCAGGCTGTCGCGCGACACGCCGAGGATTTCCGCGCCGGCCTTCTTGAACTTCGGATACAGATCGCGGAACTGCAGACCTTCGGTCGTGCAGCCCGGCGTGTTGTCCTTCGGATAAAAATACAGCACCACCTTCTTGCCCCGCAGCTTGGACAGCGTGATCTCGCCACCGGTAGCGGGGGCGGTGAAGTCGGGGATGGGTTGGTCGACTGCAATGGGCACGAGGTTCTCCGGTTGTGATGGCCTGCGCCGGATGAGTGCGGCGGCGTCGGCCTGGCATCGAGACTTGGGGGAGGGGCGGCCGGCGCGCGGCATGCTCTCGCGCGGCGGCGGGTCTGTCAGGGCCGGCTGCGGATCGACCAGTCAGGGCTGGACAATCAACTCGCCGGAGCGCCCTGGAATTTCGCCCCATGTAACAGGGTACGATGGCAGCGTGCTGCGGTCTAGCGTCGCGTAGTAATCACCCATCGTCGCGAAGGTGTGGCCTTGCGCGCGCCAGCCTTCCAGAAGCTGCTCGAAGATCGGCGCGAGCTTTTGCCCTTCGAGTTCCGCGTGCAGCGTGAACACCTGGTCGTGCGGATTGTTTTCCGTGTGCTTCAACATCCATGCGGCGACGTTGTGCGCTTCGACACCGTCCACGCCGAGCACTTCGTCGAGCGTGGGCAGCGTGGTGGGCATCTGCACATGCGAGAGCGTACGGCCGTCGAGCACCGGCAGATACGGCGAGTGGCCCCGTCCGTCGGACGCGTAGTGCATGCCCCAGGCGTCGATCTGTTCGAACGCATGGCCGTTCATTTGCCAGCCCGCCGCGCCATGGGTGACCGGCG
The nucleotide sequence above comes from Paraburkholderia aromaticivorans. Encoded proteins:
- a CDS encoding PhoH family protein, which produces MPLPTPPSKLGNLLPPDEYKAKAASPARSAAKKQAVEGESAESADYGRANVATPMAHAANAATTLRPVPASSAAAVASASAEQAAPARGRKTKQTAALLQPVPASRPQAEPAAQPVVARAPSAKQAEASTPTAAAPSTRGTTKKRGAGTEPVEIQKLFVLDTNVLMHDPSCLFRFEEHDVYLPMMTLEELDNHKKGMSEVARNARQVSRTLDALVANAGNISDGISLARLGSREASGRLYFQTTLNAIEPVEGLPEGKADNQILGVVRALQRDRMDRQVVLVSKDINMRIKAHALSLPAEDYFNDQVLEDSDLLYSGIRALPQDFWTKHAKGMESWQDTKTGTTYYRVTGPLCASMLVNEFVYLEPQNGEPAFHALVRELNGKTALLQTLRDYGHHKNNVWGITARNREQNFALNLLMNPEIDFVTLLGQAGTGKTLVALAAGLAQVLDDKRYNEIIVTRATVPVGEDIGFLPGTEEEKMQPWMGAFDDNLEVLQKTDDAAGEWGRAATQELIRSRLKVKSMNFMRGRTFVDKYLIIDEAQNLTPKQMKTLVTRAGPGTKIICLGNIAQIDTPYLTEGSSGLTYVVDRFKGWAHSGHVTLARGERSRLADYASEIL
- a CDS encoding peroxiredoxin, which gives rise to MPIAVDQPIPDFTAPATGGEITLSKLRGKKVVLYFYPKDNTPGCTTEGLQFRDLYPKFKKAGAEILGVSRDSLRSHDNFKAKLELPFPLISDPEETLCALFNVIKMKKMYGKEVRGIERSTFLIDAEGVLRQEWRGVKVPGHVDDILEAVQAL
- a CDS encoding polysaccharide deacetylase family protein; amino-acid sequence: MARIVLKIDVDTLRGTREGVPNLARIFDRFKARATFLFSLGPDHTGWAMRRVLRPGFLKKVSRTSVVEHYGVKQLMYGVLLPGPDIGAKASAEMRAIHEAGFECGIHTWDHVYWQDNVRTKDRAWTAAQMQQSHDRFVEVFGAPPVTHGAAGWQMNGHAFEQIDAWGMHYASDGRGHSPYLPVLDGRTLSHVQMPTTLPTLDEVLGVDGVEAHNVAAWMLKHTENNPHDQVFTLHAELEGQKLAPIFEQLLEGWRAQGHTFATMGDYYATLDRSTLPSYPVTWGEIPGRSGELIVQP